From the genome of Streptomyces sp. V1I1, one region includes:
- a CDS encoding DUF5719 family protein, with protein sequence MKRTTISLLATAAALAAVTGVAALTAPDGGAATDAKAPARLPVERSSLLCPAPSSSEVAETGYTSFTPAGTAGDAKDGTAELKPSTAVLADPDTAPKKDDATTKDGAKKGDAAKGAKKPAPGKPVLALKEPGKPVAAKAEGGDAPALVGTATGRLAPGWTTQQTTTVTAGGSRGLLGLSCTGPDTDFWFPGASTAEDRQDYVHLTNPDDTAAVADIELYGKDGALKTTLTEGIPVPAGSSVPVLLSTLTAAEPAADVTVHVTTRTGRVGAAVRAADDKAGSDWLTASADPSGIAVLPGIPADATSVRLVAFAPGDDDADLKVQLAGTGGRITPAGHETLHVKSGMTASVDLLDVTKGEAGSLILSPSQSGRATPVVAALRVVRGKGDKQEVAYIPATAPVGARATAADNRAKGSTLSLTAPGATAQVKVTASVGTQGGTQVVKTYTVKAGTTLAVTPPVPAGLKGSYALTVETESGGPVHASRTLALPQDGISMFTVQTLPDDRGTVAVPDAEQDLSVLDD encoded by the coding sequence GTGAAGCGCACAACCATCTCCCTGCTCGCGACCGCCGCGGCCCTCGCCGCGGTCACCGGTGTCGCCGCGCTCACCGCGCCGGACGGTGGTGCGGCGACGGACGCCAAGGCCCCGGCGCGGTTGCCGGTCGAGCGCTCCAGCCTGCTCTGCCCGGCGCCGAGCAGCTCGGAGGTCGCGGAGACCGGCTACACCTCCTTCACCCCGGCGGGAACGGCCGGGGATGCGAAGGACGGTACGGCCGAACTGAAGCCGTCCACGGCCGTGTTGGCGGACCCCGACACCGCGCCCAAGAAGGACGACGCGACGACGAAGGACGGGGCCAAGAAGGGCGACGCGGCGAAGGGTGCGAAGAAGCCGGCGCCCGGCAAGCCGGTGCTCGCGCTGAAGGAGCCCGGCAAACCCGTCGCCGCCAAGGCCGAGGGCGGCGATGCTCCCGCCCTCGTCGGCACGGCGACCGGCCGCCTCGCCCCCGGCTGGACCACCCAGCAGACCACCACGGTCACCGCGGGCGGCTCGCGCGGCCTGCTCGGCCTGAGCTGCACCGGGCCGGACACCGACTTCTGGTTCCCCGGCGCGTCCACGGCCGAGGACCGGCAGGACTACGTCCACCTCACAAACCCGGACGACACCGCGGCTGTCGCCGACATCGAGCTCTACGGCAAGGACGGCGCCCTCAAGACCACGCTGACCGAGGGCATCCCGGTCCCGGCCGGATCCAGCGTCCCGGTCCTGCTCTCCACCCTGACCGCCGCCGAGCCCGCCGCGGATGTGACCGTTCATGTCACCACCCGCACCGGGCGGGTGGGAGCCGCGGTGCGGGCCGCCGACGACAAGGCGGGCAGCGACTGGCTGACCGCCTCGGCCGACCCGTCGGGCATCGCGGTGCTGCCCGGCATCCCGGCGGACGCCACATCGGTACGTCTGGTGGCCTTCGCGCCCGGCGACGACGACGCCGACCTGAAGGTGCAACTCGCGGGCACGGGCGGCCGGATCACCCCGGCCGGACACGAGACGCTGCACGTCAAGTCGGGCATGACCGCGAGCGTGGACCTGCTGGACGTCACCAAGGGCGAGGCCGGATCGCTGATCCTCAGCCCGTCCCAGAGCGGCCGGGCGACCCCCGTGGTCGCGGCGCTGCGCGTCGTACGCGGCAAGGGCGACAAGCAGGAGGTCGCCTACATCCCGGCGACCGCGCCGGTGGGGGCGCGGGCGACCGCTGCCGACAACCGGGCCAAGGGCTCGACGCTCTCCCTGACCGCGCCGGGCGCCACCGCGCAGGTCAAGGTCACCGCGTCGGTGGGCACGCAGGGCGGCACCCAGGTCGTCAAGACGTACACGGTCAAGGCGGGTACGACGCTGGCGGTCACCCCGCCCGTGCCGGCCGGTCTGAAGGGCTCGTACGCGCTGACGGTAGAGACGGAGTCGGGCGGCCCGGTACACGCGTCGCGGACGCTGGCGCTGCCGCAGGACGGCATCTCGATGTTCACGGTGCAGACGCTGCCGGACGACAGGGGGACGGTGGCGGTGCCGGATGCCGAGCAGGACCTGTCCGTACTCGACGACTGA
- a CDS encoding coenzyme F420-0:L-glutamate ligase, translating to MSSSSPASSPSPSPSPASSPSPSYRVWALPGLGEVRPGDDLAKLITATSPGLADGDVLLVTSKIVSKAEGRIVEAADREAAIDAETVRVVARRGHLRIVENRQGLVMAAAGVDASNTPAGTVLLLPADPDASARAIREGLRAALGVDVGVIVTDTFGRPWRNGLTDVAIGAAGVRVLDDLRGGSDAHGNPLSATVVATADELAAAGDLVKGKADGLPVAVVRGLPHLVEEGDSARAMVRTAADDMFRLGTSEAVREAVTQRRTVREFTDEPVDGGAVRRAVAAAVTAPAPHHTTPWRFVLLESASSRAELLDAMRDAWIADLRRDGKSEESIAKRVKRGDVLRKTPYLVVPCLVMDGSHHYGDPRRDTAEREMFVVAAGAGVQNFLVALAGERLGSAWVSSTMFCREVVRDVLGLPEDWDPMGAVAVGHAAAPAKERPPRDASSFIAVR from the coding sequence GTGAGCTCGTCCTCTCCCGCGTCCTCTCCCTCGCCCTCGCCCTCTCCCGCGTCCTCGCCCTCGCCCTCGTACCGCGTCTGGGCGCTGCCCGGTCTTGGCGAGGTCCGGCCGGGCGACGACCTCGCGAAGCTGATCACCGCCACCTCGCCCGGGCTCGCGGACGGCGACGTCCTGCTCGTCACCTCGAAGATCGTGAGCAAGGCCGAAGGGAGGATCGTCGAGGCGGCGGACCGTGAGGCGGCGATAGACGCGGAGACGGTACGCGTGGTGGCGCGGCGCGGGCACCTTCGTATCGTCGAGAACCGGCAGGGCCTGGTGATGGCCGCGGCCGGCGTCGACGCCTCCAACACCCCTGCCGGGACTGTGCTGTTGCTGCCTGCCGATCCTGATGCCTCGGCGCGCGCGATCCGCGAGGGGCTGCGGGCGGCGCTGGGCGTCGACGTCGGCGTGATCGTCACGGACACCTTCGGGCGGCCCTGGCGCAACGGCCTGACAGATGTCGCGATCGGCGCGGCCGGAGTGCGGGTCCTCGACGATCTGCGGGGCGGGTCTGATGCGCACGGCAATCCGCTGAGCGCGACCGTCGTCGCCACCGCGGACGAACTGGCCGCCGCCGGTGACCTGGTGAAGGGCAAGGCCGATGGGCTGCCGGTCGCGGTGGTGCGCGGTCTGCCGCATCTGGTCGAGGAGGGCGACAGCGCCCGCGCGATGGTCCGCACCGCCGCGGACGACATGTTCCGCCTCGGTACGTCGGAGGCGGTACGGGAGGCGGTGACCCAGCGCCGTACGGTGCGGGAGTTCACCGACGAGCCGGTGGACGGCGGCGCGGTGCGGCGGGCGGTCGCGGCTGCCGTGACTGCTCCGGCGCCGCATCACACGACGCCGTGGCGCTTCGTACTGCTCGAATCCGCGTCGTCCCGCGCCGAGTTGCTGGACGCGATGCGGGATGCGTGGATCGCGGATCTGCGACGCGACGGCAAGTCGGAGGAGTCCATCGCGAAGCGGGTGAAGCGGGGCGATGTCCTGCGCAAGACGCCGTACTTGGTGGTCCCCTGCCTGGTGATGGACGGGTCGCACCACTACGGGGATCCGCGCCGGGACACCGCCGAACGCGAGATGTTCGTGGTCGCGGCGGGCGCGGGCGTGCAGAACTTCCTGGTGGCGCTGGCGGGCGAGCGGCTCGGGTCGGCGTGGGTGTCCTCGACGATGTTCTGCCGCGAGGTGGTACGGGACGTGCTGGGCCTGCCGGAAGACTGGGACCCGATGGGCGCGGTGGCGGTGGGGCATGCGGCCGCGCCGGCGAAGGAACGCCCGCCGCGCGACGCGTCGTCCTTCATCGCGGTGCGCTGA
- a CDS encoding WhiB family transcriptional regulator, protein MTELFEQLLVEDADEELGWQERALCAQTDPESFFPEKGGSTREAKKVCLACEVRSECLEYALANDERFGIWGGLSERERRRLKKAAV, encoded by the coding sequence ATGACCGAGCTGTTCGAACAACTGCTGGTCGAGGACGCGGACGAGGAACTCGGCTGGCAGGAGCGCGCGTTGTGCGCCCAGACCGATCCCGAGTCCTTCTTCCCCGAGAAGGGCGGTTCCACCCGCGAGGCCAAGAAGGTCTGCCTCGCCTGCGAAGTCCGCTCCGAATGCCTTGAGTACGCCCTCGCCAACGACGAGCGATTCGGCATCTGGGGCGGCCTGTCCGAACGCGAACGCCGTCGGCTGAAGAAGGCCGCCGTCTGA
- the cofD gene encoding 2-phospho-L-lactate transferase, whose product MRIVVLAGGIGGARFLRGLKKAAPEADVTVIGNTGDDIHLFGLKVCPDLDTVMYTLGGGINEEQGWGRTDESFRVKEELAAYGVGPEWFGLGDRDFATHIVRTQMLAAGYPLSAVTEALCARWNPGVRLLPMSDDRVETHVAVEVEGERKVIHFQEYWVKLRASVAAEAVVPVGADQAKPAPGALEAIASADVIIFPPSNPVVSVGTILAVPGIREAIAEAGVPVVGLSPIVGDAPVRGMADKVLAAVGVEATAAAVAQHYGSGLLDGWLVDTVDAGAVAEVEGAGIRCRAVPLLMTDVDATAEMARQALELAEEVRA is encoded by the coding sequence ATGCGCATTGTGGTTCTGGCCGGCGGTATCGGCGGCGCCCGTTTCCTCCGCGGTCTCAAGAAGGCCGCGCCCGAAGCGGACGTCACGGTGATCGGCAACACCGGTGACGACATCCATCTGTTCGGGCTGAAGGTCTGTCCCGACCTCGACACCGTGATGTACACCCTCGGCGGTGGCATCAATGAGGAGCAGGGCTGGGGGCGTACGGACGAGAGCTTCCGGGTCAAGGAAGAGCTCGCGGCCTACGGCGTGGGGCCCGAGTGGTTCGGCCTCGGTGACCGCGACTTCGCGACGCACATCGTCCGTACGCAGATGCTCGCCGCGGGCTATCCGCTCAGCGCAGTCACCGAAGCGCTCTGCGCGCGCTGGAACCCGGGCGTGCGGCTGCTGCCGATGTCCGACGACCGCGTGGAGACGCATGTCGCCGTCGAGGTCGAGGGCGAGCGGAAGGTCATCCACTTCCAGGAGTACTGGGTGAAGCTGCGGGCGTCCGTGGCCGCGGAGGCCGTCGTGCCGGTCGGCGCGGACCAGGCGAAGCCCGCGCCGGGGGCGCTGGAGGCGATCGCCTCCGCGGACGTGATCATCTTCCCGCCGTCCAACCCCGTCGTCAGCGTCGGCACGATCCTGGCCGTGCCGGGGATCCGCGAGGCCATCGCCGAGGCGGGCGTCCCGGTGGTGGGCCTGTCCCCCATCGTCGGGGACGCGCCGGTGCGCGGGATGGCCGACAAGGTGCTGGCGGCGGTGGGCGTGGAGGCGACCGCCGCGGCCGTCGCCCAGCACTACGGCTCCGGGCTGCTGGACGGCTGGCTGGTCGACACGGTGGACGCGGGCGCGGTGGCGGAGGTCGAAGGGGCGGGGATCCGCTGCCGGGCGGTGCCGCTGCTGATGACGGACGTGGACGCGACGGCGGAGATGGCGCGGCAGGCGCTGGAGCTGGCCGAGGAGGTACGGGCGTGA
- a CDS encoding DUF3499 domain-containing protein, with amino-acid sequence MESRRSPLKSAVPSNVVSPVRRCSRTACGRPAVATLTYVYADSTAVLGPLATYAEPHCYDLCAEHSERLTAPRGWEVVRLTDGSAPPRPSGDDLEALANAVREAARPQGRAAEAGAQNGRRTADPMEVARRGHLRVLRSPDS; translated from the coding sequence GTGGAGAGTCGTCGCAGCCCGCTCAAGAGTGCGGTACCGTCCAACGTCGTGAGCCCTGTACGTCGCTGTTCGCGCACCGCGTGCGGCCGCCCTGCCGTCGCGACACTGACGTACGTCTATGCCGACTCGACTGCGGTCCTCGGCCCGCTCGCCACTTACGCCGAGCCCCATTGCTATGACCTGTGCGCCGAGCACAGTGAGCGCCTGACCGCCCCGCGCGGCTGGGAGGTCGTCCGGCTCACCGACGGCTCCGCCCCGCCCCGGCCCAGCGGTGACGATCTCGAGGCGCTCGCCAACGCCGTACGGGAAGCGGCCCGCCCTCAGGGGCGTGCGGCCGAGGCCGGTGCGCAGAACGGCCGGCGGACGGCGGACCCGATGGAGGTCGCGCGCCGCGGCCATCTGCGGGTGCTGCGTTCCCCGGACTCCTGA
- a CDS encoding glycosyltransferase family 2 protein, with translation MSATTAAFAPAHPPEFPRHVVTAVLVSHDGARWLPDALAGLLGQERPVQNVVAADTGSADDSARLVTEALGAERVLHLARRTGFGTAVEEAARTAGVLTPDDLPYLKRPSGWDPVSRSWRDDAYDMPELPYGEPVQWLWLLHDDCAPEPDALAELLRVADSDEYAAIVGPKLRGWYDRKQLLEAGVSIANSGRRWTGLDRREQDQGQHDQIRSVLSVSSAGMLIRRDVFEQLGGFDRRLPLMRDDVDLCWRAHAAGHRVLIAPDAVMRHAEAAARERRTVDCAGRSVASPHRVDKAGAVYTLLTNSRGAAFPYVLLRIVFGTLLRTLAYLVGKVPGQAVDEVMGLFGTLLRPERIIAGRRRRAKQGGAVEAGELRPLFPPPGATIRATVEQVAGHIGGGSDADSGGSRHGAVESGPGGDDADFLEIEQFARLKKIARKPGPVLFAVLLLVSLVACRGLFGSGALAGGALLPAPADVSDLWSRYADNWHPLGTGGTQTAPPYLAVLAALSTLFLGSTGFALTVLLVCSVPLAGLTAYFASRPIVESRLLRAWASIAYAFLPAATGALATGRLGTAILTILLPLIARAGVAAHGLRSGTGGGRGSWRATWAYALLLTLAMAFTPIVWLIALVLGIAVLVLRRDDITAYGLRFLAALGAPLLVLAPWSLTLLTSPSAFFREAGLEFGTGSASALDLLGMSPGGPKAAGGILFIGIVLAALAALLRGERQFAIRASWAVALVGLVFAVIANGSGWAGPATLVYSIALVAAAVLGAEGGRARVAAQDFGWRQPVAGLVALAAGLAPLLAAGNWMLSGAAGPVERRDPVQVPAFVAEESDTRDQPRTLVLGGASAAKVSYTLVRGSGGRLGDAELAEAGGSDPRLDKIVANLVAGSGADQTSQLSGFAIRYVLVRDGAPRQTSRVLDATPGLSRLSQLDGSALWRVDRQVARATIVSGKGDPLPVASDAVEAHAKIPAGQSGRVLRIADRADDGWQATLDGRVLKKTTVDGWAQGFELPAEGGRLDLTYDTPATHTGWIWAQVGLALVLLVLALPGRRREIDDDLPDEEIAVPVQAVEGEGRRARRLRAQAEAEMEAEAGTSSPLSSSSSSSSEAAAAHPDPYAQLPAEQDTFAQPQQQPQQQQQQQQGEQQQSPYAAVPQQQYGEWDAQSYADAGYAAPYANEQYQGATYGAEQQQYGGEQYQQPYQQQPYQGDQFQDPYQADQYQPTSYADGQYQDGQYQDGQYQEGQYDPYAYGSETDQHPDPNGNAGNATRGESE, from the coding sequence ATGTCCGCCACCACAGCCGCGTTCGCCCCCGCACACCCGCCCGAGTTCCCGCGGCACGTCGTCACCGCCGTGCTCGTCTCCCACGACGGCGCACGCTGGCTCCCCGACGCCCTCGCCGGACTACTCGGCCAGGAACGCCCCGTACAGAACGTCGTCGCCGCCGACACCGGCAGCGCCGACGACTCCGCGCGGCTGGTCACCGAGGCACTCGGCGCCGAGCGCGTACTGCACCTCGCCCGCCGCACCGGCTTCGGCACCGCCGTCGAGGAAGCGGCCCGCACCGCGGGCGTGCTCACCCCCGACGACCTGCCGTACCTGAAGCGGCCCAGCGGCTGGGACCCCGTCAGCAGGAGCTGGCGCGACGACGCGTACGACATGCCCGAACTGCCCTACGGCGAACCCGTCCAGTGGCTGTGGCTGCTCCACGACGACTGCGCACCCGAACCCGACGCCCTCGCCGAACTGCTGCGCGTCGCCGACTCCGACGAATACGCCGCCATCGTCGGCCCCAAACTCCGCGGCTGGTACGACCGCAAGCAACTCCTCGAAGCAGGCGTCTCCATCGCCAACAGCGGACGCCGCTGGACCGGACTCGACCGCCGCGAACAGGACCAGGGACAGCACGACCAGATCCGCTCCGTCCTGTCCGTCTCCTCCGCCGGCATGCTCATCCGCCGTGACGTCTTCGAGCAGCTCGGCGGCTTCGACCGGCGACTGCCCCTTATGCGCGACGACGTCGACCTGTGCTGGCGCGCCCACGCCGCCGGCCACCGCGTCCTCATCGCCCCCGACGCTGTCATGCGGCACGCCGAAGCCGCCGCCCGCGAACGCCGCACCGTCGACTGCGCCGGCCGCTCCGTCGCCAGCCCCCACCGCGTCGACAAGGCCGGCGCCGTCTACACCCTGCTCACCAACTCACGCGGCGCCGCCTTCCCCTACGTACTGCTGCGCATCGTCTTCGGCACCCTGCTGCGCACCCTCGCCTACCTCGTCGGCAAAGTCCCCGGCCAGGCCGTCGACGAAGTCATGGGCCTCTTCGGCACCCTGCTGCGGCCCGAACGGATCATCGCCGGACGCCGCAGGCGCGCCAAGCAGGGCGGCGCCGTCGAAGCGGGTGAACTGCGCCCGCTCTTCCCGCCGCCCGGCGCGACCATCCGCGCCACCGTCGAACAGGTCGCGGGCCACATCGGCGGCGGCTCCGACGCCGACTCGGGCGGCTCACGCCACGGCGCCGTCGAATCAGGACCCGGCGGAGACGACGCCGACTTCCTCGAGATCGAACAGTTCGCACGCCTGAAGAAGATCGCGCGCAAGCCGGGGCCGGTGCTCTTCGCCGTACTGCTCCTCGTCTCGCTCGTCGCCTGCCGCGGACTCTTCGGCAGCGGCGCGCTGGCCGGCGGCGCACTCCTGCCCGCCCCCGCCGACGTCTCCGACCTGTGGTCCCGCTACGCCGACAACTGGCACCCCCTCGGCACCGGCGGCACCCAGACCGCGCCCCCCTACCTCGCCGTGCTCGCGGCCCTGTCCACTCTGTTCCTCGGCTCCACCGGCTTCGCGCTCACCGTGCTGCTCGTCTGCTCGGTCCCGCTCGCCGGACTCACCGCGTACTTCGCCTCCCGCCCCATTGTCGAATCCCGGCTGCTGCGGGCCTGGGCGAGCATCGCGTACGCGTTCCTGCCGGCCGCGACCGGCGCACTCGCCACCGGACGGCTCGGCACCGCCATCCTCACGATCCTGCTGCCGCTCATCGCCCGGGCAGGCGTCGCGGCCCACGGACTGCGCAGCGGCACCGGCGGCGGTCGCGGCAGCTGGCGCGCCACCTGGGCGTACGCGCTCCTGCTCACCCTCGCCATGGCGTTCACGCCCATCGTGTGGCTGATCGCGCTCGTCCTCGGCATCGCCGTCCTCGTACTGCGACGCGACGACATCACGGCGTACGGGCTGCGCTTCCTCGCCGCCCTCGGCGCCCCGCTGCTCGTCCTCGCACCCTGGTCGCTGACCCTGCTGACCAGCCCGTCCGCCTTCTTCCGCGAAGCCGGACTCGAATTCGGCACCGGATCGGCGAGCGCACTCGACCTCCTCGGAATGAGCCCCGGCGGCCCCAAGGCCGCAGGCGGAATCCTCTTCATCGGCATCGTCCTGGCGGCACTCGCCGCCCTGCTGCGCGGCGAACGGCAGTTCGCGATCCGCGCCTCCTGGGCCGTGGCGCTGGTCGGACTGGTCTTCGCGGTGATCGCCAACGGCTCCGGCTGGGCAGGCCCGGCCACCCTCGTCTACAGCATCGCCCTGGTCGCCGCAGCCGTTCTCGGCGCCGAAGGCGGCCGTGCCCGCGTCGCCGCCCAGGACTTCGGCTGGCGCCAGCCCGTCGCCGGCCTGGTCGCCCTCGCGGCCGGTCTGGCACCCCTGCTCGCCGCGGGCAACTGGATGCTCAGCGGCGCCGCAGGCCCGGTGGAGCGGCGCGACCCCGTCCAGGTGCCCGCGTTCGTCGCGGAGGAGAGCGACACCCGCGACCAGCCGCGCACCCTCGTCCTCGGCGGCGCCTCGGCCGCCAAGGTCTCCTACACCCTCGTACGCGGCTCCGGCGGCCGGCTCGGCGACGCCGAACTCGCCGAGGCGGGCGGCAGCGACCCCCGCCTCGACAAGATCGTCGCGAATCTCGTGGCAGGCTCCGGCGCCGACCAGACCAGCCAGCTCAGCGGATTCGCCATCCGCTACGTACTCGTACGCGACGGAGCACCCCGCCAGACCAGCCGCGTCCTCGACGCCACACCCGGCCTGAGCAGGCTCAGCCAGCTCGACGGGAGCGCACTGTGGCGCGTCGACCGCCAGGTCGCCCGGGCCACCATCGTCAGCGGCAAGGGCGACCCGCTGCCCGTCGCGTCCGACGCCGTCGAGGCGCACGCAAAGATCCCGGCGGGCCAGTCGGGACGGGTGCTGCGCATCGCGGACCGCGCGGACGACGGCTGGCAGGCCACGCTCGACGGCCGCGTACTGAAGAAGACGACCGTCGACGGCTGGGCCCAGGGCTTCGAACTCCCCGCCGAGGGCGGCCGGCTGGACCTGACGTACGACACCCCCGCCACCCACACCGGCTGGATCTGGGCCCAGGTCGGGCTCGCGCTGGTGCTGCTGGTCCTCGCACTGCCGGGCAGGCGGCGGGAGATCGACGACGACCTGCCGGACGAGGAGATCGCGGTCCCCGTCCAGGCGGTTGAGGGCGAAGGGCGCAGGGCACGCAGGCTGCGCGCGCAGGCGGAAGCGGAGATGGAAGCGGAGGCCGGGACTTCGTCGCCTTTGTCATCTTCGTCGTCTTCGTCGTCCGAGGCTGCTGCGGCCCACCCTGATCCGTACGCTCAACTCCCCGCCGAACAGGACACCTTCGCGCAGCCACAGCAGCAGCCACAGCAGCAACAGCAACAGCAACAAGGGGAGCAGCAGCAGTCGCCCTACGCGGCGGTGCCGCAGCAGCAGTACGGCGAATGGGACGCGCAGTCGTACGCGGACGCCGGATACGCCGCCCCGTACGCCAACGAGCAGTACCAGGGCGCCACGTACGGCGCCGAGCAGCAGCAGTACGGCGGTGAGCAGTACCAGCAGCCGTACCAGCAACAGCCGTACCAGGGCGACCAGTTCCAGGACCCCTACCAGGCCGACCAGTACCAGCCCACGTCCTACGCCGACGGGCAGTACCAAGACGGGCAGTACCAAGACGGGCAGTACCAAGAGGGGCAGTACGACCCCTACGCCTACGGCAGCGAGACCGACCAGCACCCCGACCCGAACGGCAACGCCGGCAACGCAACGCGAGGCGAGTCAGAGTGA
- a CDS encoding cysteine dioxygenase family protein, with the protein MNSDSDLQIAGDILAVQHLLQPAREHPATVADFVGLARSIAADRAQWAHLVQYDTTSRWYHRLRTGPGYEVWLLSWVPGQGSGLHDHGLSSGVLTVLDGELTERSEQASRPLAAGAQRVFAPGYVHEVVNDSLEPAVSLHIYYPGLTEMPMHHAQCSPAERDVVPA; encoded by the coding sequence ATGAACAGCGACAGCGACCTCCAGATCGCCGGCGACATCCTCGCCGTACAGCACCTGCTCCAGCCCGCCCGCGAGCACCCGGCCACCGTCGCCGACTTCGTCGGGCTGGCCCGCTCCATCGCCGCCGACCGCGCGCAGTGGGCCCACCTCGTCCAGTACGACACCACCTCCCGCTGGTACCACCGGCTGCGCACCGGACCGGGCTACGAGGTGTGGCTGCTGTCGTGGGTCCCCGGGCAGGGCAGCGGGCTGCACGACCACGGACTGTCGTCAGGCGTCCTGACCGTCCTCGACGGCGAACTCACCGAGCGCAGCGAGCAGGCCTCCCGGCCTCTCGCCGCGGGCGCGCAGCGGGTGTTCGCGCCCGGCTATGTGCACGAAGTCGTCAATGATTCGCTCGAACCGGCCGTCAGCCTGCACATCTACTACCCGGGTCTGACCGAGATGCCGATGCATCATGCCCAGTGCTCCCCGGCCGAACGCGACGTCGTGCCCGCCTGA
- a CDS encoding metallopeptidase family protein: protein MDSPVPPRPTEPRPRRRDRHGRGMRGPVAPPQVPLAASRAESFRDLVQDSVERLERRWPQLADVDFLVLDVPGAPEGSVPLGSSVPANKGQPAQIVVYRRPVEIRTKNRDERALLVHEVVVEQVAELLGLAPESVDPRYGQD, encoded by the coding sequence ATGGACAGTCCCGTACCTCCCCGCCCGACCGAGCCACGGCCGCGCCGTCGCGACCGCCACGGCCGCGGCATGCGCGGGCCCGTCGCACCGCCCCAGGTACCCCTCGCCGCGAGTCGGGCCGAGTCCTTCCGCGACCTCGTGCAGGACTCGGTGGAGCGGCTGGAACGGCGCTGGCCACAGCTGGCCGACGTGGATTTCCTGGTCCTGGACGTGCCGGGCGCGCCGGAGGGGTCGGTGCCGCTGGGCAGCTCGGTTCCGGCGAACAAGGGACAGCCGGCCCAGATCGTGGTCTACCGGCGGCCCGTCGAGATCCGCACGAAGAATCGCGACGAGCGGGCGCTGCTGGTGCACGAGGTGGTCGTGGAGCAGGTCGCGGAGCTGTTGGGGCTGGCGCCGGAGTCGGTGGATCCGAGGTACGGGCAGGACTGA
- a CDS encoding phosphomannomutase/phosphoglucomutase: protein MTADLSQIVKAYDVRGVVPDQWDESLAELFGAAFVQVTGADAIVVGHDMRPSSPGLSGAFARGAAARGADVTLIGLCSTDQLYFASGVLDLPGAMFTASHNPAQYNGIKMCRAGAAPVGQDTGLADIRALVESWSEQGAPEPAAERGEVTQRDTLTDYAAYLLSLVDLASMRPLKVVVDAGNGMGGHTVPTVFEALPVTLVPMYFELDGTFPNHEANPLDPANIVDLQARVLSEGADLGLAFDGDADRCFVVDERGQGISPSAITALVAARELAKHPGGTVIHNLITSWSVPEVVRENGGTPVRTRVGHSFIKQEMASTGAIFGGEHSAHYYFRDFWNADTGMLAALHVLAALGSQDGPLSGLVAQYDRYSGSGEINSTVDDQAARTAAVKAAHASREDVTIDELDGLTVSTKDWWFNLRPSNTEPLLRLNVEARDEQTMAKVRDEVLGLVRGA, encoded by the coding sequence GTGACTGCTGATCTGTCGCAGATCGTGAAGGCGTACGACGTCCGCGGGGTGGTGCCGGATCAGTGGGACGAGTCACTGGCCGAGCTGTTCGGCGCAGCGTTCGTCCAGGTGACGGGGGCGGATGCGATTGTCGTCGGCCATGACATGCGGCCGTCGTCGCCGGGGCTCTCGGGGGCGTTCGCGCGGGGGGCCGCGGCTCGGGGCGCGGATGTCACGCTGATCGGGCTGTGCTCGACGGACCAGCTGTACTTCGCCTCGGGGGTGCTGGACCTGCCGGGCGCGATGTTCACCGCGTCGCACAACCCGGCGCAGTACAACGGCATCAAGATGTGCCGGGCGGGCGCGGCGCCCGTGGGCCAGGACACGGGTCTGGCGGACATCCGCGCGCTGGTCGAGTCCTGGTCCGAACAGGGCGCCCCGGAGCCCGCCGCCGAGCGAGGCGAGGTGACGCAGCGGGACACGCTCACCGACTACGCGGCGTATCTGCTGTCGCTGGTGGACCTGGCGTCGATGCGTCCGCTGAAGGTGGTCGTGGACGCGGGCAACGGGATGGGCGGCCACACGGTCCCGACGGTTTTCGAGGCCCTTCCCGTCACTCTCGTACCGATGTACTTCGAGCTTGACGGCACCTTCCCCAACCACGAGGCGAACCCGCTGGACCCGGCGAACATCGTCGACCTCCAGGCCCGCGTCCTCTCCGAGGGCGCGGACCTGGGCCTGGCCTTCGACGGGGACGCGGACCGCTGCTTCGTAGTGGACGAGCGGGGCCAGGGCATCTCGCCGTCGGCGATCACGGCACTGGTCGCGGCGCGCGAGCTGGCGAAGCACCCCGGCGGGACGGTGATCCACAACCTGATCACGTCGTGGTCGGTCCCGGAGGTAGTCCGCGAGAACGGCGGGACCCCGGTCCGTACCCGGGTCGGCCACTCCTTCATCAAGCAGGAGATGGCCAGTACGGGAGCGATCTTCGGCGGCGAGCACTCGGCGCACTACTACTTCCGCGACTTCTGGAACGCGGACACGGGCATGCTGGCAGCCCTCCACGTCCTTGCGGCGCTGGGCTCGCAGGACGGCCCGCTGTCCGGACTGGTCGCGCAGTACGACCGCTACAGCGGCTCGGGCGAGATCAACTCCACGGTCGACGACCAGGCGGCCCGCACGGCGGCGGTGAAGGCGGCGCACGCGTCCCGCGAGGACGTCACGATCGACGAACTCGACGGCCTGACGGTGTCGACGAAGGACTGGTGGTTCAACCTTCGCCCTTCGAACACGGAACCGCTGCTGCGCCTGAACGTGGAGGCGCGTGACGAGCAGACGATGGCAAAGGTGAGGGACGAGGTGCTGGGACTGGTCCGGGGGGCGTGA